From a single Apium graveolens cultivar Ventura unplaced genomic scaffold, ASM990537v1 ctg7474, whole genome shotgun sequence genomic region:
- the LOC141704147 gene encoding CASP-like protein 5A2, with the protein MSRSHPSIHPVDLAAAPSTAPPGEENIYPPMRLRMKDIQGMPGTSISLVLRAFQFLFAAISLSVMASTSDFPSVTAFRYLVAAVSLQTLWSLSVGIVDIYALLVKRCLRNSRVVVLFTMGDGITSTLTFAAACASAGITVLISNDFNSCAQNHCTRFETATAMAFMSWFVVSPSFFLNFWSLASR; encoded by the exons ATGAGTAGAAGTCACCCATCGATCCACCCGGTGGACCTAGCGGCGGCGCCGTCAACAGCACCGCCAGGCGAAGAAAACATATATCCTCCGATGCGTCTACGTATGAAGGACATACAAGGAATGCCTGGCACTTCAATTAGCCTTGTTTTGCGTGCTTTTCAGTTCCTTTTTGCTGCCATTTCTCTCTCCGTTATGGCCTCTACCTCTGATTTCCCCTCCGTCACCGCCTTTCG CTACCTTGTTGCTGCTGTGAGCTTGCAGACCTTGTGGAGTCTATCAGTTGGCATTGTTGATATATATGCATTGTTGGTGAAGCGGTGCTTGAGGAATTCTAGAGTTGTCGTCTTGTTCACTATGGGGGATGGG ATCACATCCACACTTACATTTGCGGCAGCATGTGCATCTGCTGGAATAACTGTCCTTATTAGCAACGATTTCAACAGCTGTGCCCAGAATCACTGTACTCGATTTGAAACAGCTACTGCTATGGCCTTTATGAGTTGGTTTGTCGTTTCACCATCCTTTTTCCTGAACTTTTGGTCTTTAGCATCTAGGTAA